The Paenibacillus beijingensis nucleotide sequence CCAGCCCCGAAAATTTATAAATTCTATAGATTGCGAAAAAGACACGAAGCCGATCCCGTTGTTACGGGACGGACTCGTGTCTCTTTTTTTCAGGCAAAACGGTCAGTGCCGGCCGTCATATTCGGTCACCGCTTCGGGATAGGGCCGGGTCCAGCTGTGGTCCTCCCGCATCTGTTCATCGGTCTTCAAATAATAGTCATAGCGCACTCTGCCCGGCCGGTCCGGAAGTGGATCGTCCCAGGTGGTGTCCATATGGTACCAGCGGCCGCCGAGCAGCACCAGATTCCATGCGTGGTCGCCGGAGGCGACCTTTCCTTCGACGATCCGGACCGGTATGCCGGCGGCGCTTAGCATTTTGTATGTAAGCAGCGCGTATCCTTGGCAGACCGCTTTGCCGTAACGGAGCGCCTCGTACGCCGTATAACGCTGCAGCGACTCATCGTAGGCTAGACGCCTGACGACCCAATCGTGAACAAACTTCACTTTTTCGTCTGCGTTCATGTCCGGCTGTAGAATTTGCCCGAGCGCCTTCTTCACTTCACGGTCGACCTCTGCGGTTTGGTCCTGCGTTTCCCGGTAACGGACCTGAAGCTGAATGCTGGAGAGGCTGCCGCGGCTGCGGACGGTATAAGTGTAAGAGTCGATAATATAGGCGGTGTAGTCATCCAGGTGCAGCGCCCTGCCGATCACGGAAGCGATCGACTTGTTTAACCGGGAGGGATCTCCTTCGAAAATAGAGGTAAACGACGCGGACCTGCCGGCAAACTGCCGCGCGAACTCCCGCTCAAGCCGGGCAATCCCGGCCGGCACGACTTGCTCCGCCTTATCGGCCGACTCCACCTTCGCATTGGCGTTTGTCGTAAGCCCCGCATTGGCGCTCGTTTCCAAATCCGCCTTGACCGTCGTTTCCAGCCGGATATTGAGCGCAACGCCGGTAACAAGAAACAGCGCTGTCAGCATTAGCTTGGCGATCGCCCGCATCCCGTCCCCTCCCTCCCGGCTTTTACTTGCGTGCACGAATGGACGCGATACTTATCCTATGCTGCGCGGATAACCTATCAGCCGTTTTTTTCAAACATTTATTTCAACCATTTATTTTCAAACATTTCGCTCTCCCGAAAATCCAACTCCCGTTACATGGACATTTCCGCGATGACCGTGTCTTCATATGCATGCCTGCTCCCGTCCACAATCTCGCTCACCTTCACAGGCTGGCCGGTATGTGCCGATTCCAGCGCGGCAAAGACGACGCTGAGCGCCTCCAGACATTTGGCGGAGCTGGAAAGAGGAGGCGTTCCGTCCGCGATAGCGTCCCACAGTTCCTGGAACGAATGGGCAAACGGGTCCTGCACGACATTCCCGGCATACTGCTCGATCAGCTCTTGATGGGAAATGCGGCTGCCGGAGTCGAGCAATGCGTGCTGGCCGGGCCGGAGGCTGCCTTTGCTGCCGTAAAGGTGCAGGCCCCCGGTCCCTTCGCCGTGGATTGCCGTCGCGCACATCCAATGCCCGAGCGCGCCGCCTGCAAAGCGCAGCACCGTTACGGCCACATCCTCTCCCGTCGGCTCGATCGTGACGCTTCCGTCGGTGCGCACTTTTTCAAAAATTTTCGTATACGCAAACACTTCATCAACGGCGCCGACGACTTCGAGAAACGAATGCGTGCGGTGAACGCCGTGGTCATTGATCCATCCCGCTCCCGCGCGCCCTTTCATATGACGCCATGGCGTTCCGGCAAAAAATCCGTTCCGAACCGGACTTGTCGCATAGTCCATCACGAGGTACACACTGCCGATCAGACCGTCCTGCACCGCTTTGGCCGTCGCCACATTGCCCGCGCCGAGTATGCTCGGCTCGCACAGGGTAAGCACTTTGCCGTATTTGGCGGCATCATCGATCATTTTGCGGCCGAACGACGGGGAGATGGCGAGCGGCTTCTGCATTTGGACATGAACGCCCGCCGCGAAGCAATCTTCGGCAACGGTATGGTGGACGTCATGCGTAACAAGTATCGAAACCGCAGCCAGATTTTCCCGCTCGAGCATCTTCCGGTAATCGGTGTAAACGTTCGGTCTAACTCCCGTTTCCTCGCTTACCTTCGCCGCGAACCGCCCCGCTTTGTCGGGGTCTAGGTCGCAAACGGCGGCAATATCGAAAGCGGGCTTCCCTTCGTTCTTTAACGAAATGAGCCCTTGCAAATGGGCGTCCGATATAATGCCGCAGCCAATAAATCCGAGTTTCATCGCAATCCCTCCCAAAGGTTTTGACGGAGTCAAATCATGAGCATCGAAAGCATAGGCTTAGGTTTTGAAATCAGACCGCATGGAGGAATCGACGCAAGCGGACACATGAGCCGCTATATACCTCCAATCGCTCGTTTTTTTGCATGTAGGCGGACCGAGGAGCCGTTAATCGCTGTAAATCAACACGAATTGACTGATCCATGAACGAATAACAGATCCTCGGTCCGCGAATGTTGCAGATGAGCGATCGGCCTCAATCACCAAATGGAACGAAGCGGGTAAATGTTCAAATTGGAAAAAAGCGCGCTTCCGCCGCTCGCATAAAGCTCCAGGGAGCCGCTTGCGGCGTCCGGATAAATGAGCGACGTAATTACGCGCTCCCCGTCATCGACAAACACTTCAACGATGGAAACGTCTACGAATACGTGCAGCTTTACCCGGCGTTCCGCAGTGCTGTAAGGCGCCTCGAACCGCTTGGCGAATCCGGCCGGCCCGCCGCTTCGGCTCTGAATGTCCGAGAATCCCGACCGCGTACGGTCCAGAAACAGGCACGCGTTATTAGGGCTGTATCCGACGGCGGTCGCTTCCCGGTCCGAAACGCAAAGACGGATCCCGAATTCCTCCGCGTCTTCCCACTCAATTTCGGTTACGAGCTCATAGGAGGATCCGCTAAAATCGAGGGAAAGCGCCCCGTCGCCTACGACTGCCGGCTGAAATTCCCGGCGGCCCTCGCGCAGCCGCTGCAGCTCTTGGGCCGGCTGCTGTACGAGGCCGATCGTGCCGTCCTGCAGCGTTTTAAGCGAGAGTGAACGCGGGATCGACATGCCGCCTTTCCACGGCTCGGTCGGTCCTTCGAACGGATACTTCCAATTCGACGTCCACCCGAGCCATATGCGCCGGCCGTCTTCATCCGGGACATCCGAGTATGATACGGCGGCATAAAAGTCTTGGCCGTAATCGGTCCAGCGGACTTCCGCAGCCGGCAGATCGTTCACAAACGTCCGGCCGTCGAATTCGCCGATAAAATATTGCGCGGTCGAGCCGTCGGTTTCCGCATTGTCTCCCAGGCTCACATGCAGCACCCATTTCAGCCGGTCCGGGTTCCCGTCAATCGGCAGCGCGAACAGGTCGGGACATTCCCATACTGCAACATGAGACCCTTGACCTTCCCCGAATTCGCTTTCAAACGTCCAGTCGATCAAATTGTCCGAGCTGTAGAAGTGCACGCACTGGTCGGCGGAAACGACCATCACCCACTTGCCGCTCTCCTTATGCCGCAGCACCTTCGGATCGCGGAAATCTTTCAAACCCGGATTCGGAATGACGGGATTGCCGGCATATTTAATCCATGTGCGCCCGCGGTCGGCGCTGTAGGCCAGACTCAGCGACTGGAGCCCGTCCTTGAAGTGGGTGAACAGCGCAACGAGCCCGGCGCTCCCTCCGAACAGTCCGCTGGAGTCGTCCCAATCGACGACGGCACTGCCGGACCAGCAGTCGCCCAGCTCGTCGCGCACAAGCGCCAAAGGAAGATGCTCCCAGTGCACAAGATCGGTGCTGACCGCATGCCCCCACTGGCCTGAATACTGATAAAACTGATGATATTCGCCTTCAAAAAAGACCATCCCGTTCGGGTCGCTCATCGGTCCTGCAGGCGGTGTAAGATGAAATTGCGGCCGGTAAAGCTCCTTGTAATCCGTTTGTGCGATCATTCCTTGTCTCCTTTCTATGTTGCCGTTGTCTTTTTCATTGCGCCAGTTAATTTGTGCATTTGTAAACTAAAATTATATCAAAATAACCATAAAGACAACTGAATTATACCGCTTACATAATTAAAACGTCAACGAACAGGATGTTTACATTTGCACAAATTTGAGATGCGATGTCATTGATTCTTTTTGGCATGTTGAATGGTACAAAGGAGAACGAAATGGGATCAAAAGTAACGATCCAGCAAATTGCCAACGCCCTTGGATTGTCAGGTTGTCGGATTCGACGATATCCCCGGTGCCGGGATGATTGATTCGCCGTTGACCACCGTCCGCACCTATAAATACGAAATCGGCGAGCGTGCGGCCGAGTCGGTTTTGGCCCGCATTGCCCAGCCCGGCCGGCACCAGGAAACGATTTATTTGAAAACGGATGTTGTGTTCCGGGGTTCTGCGAGAGGATGAAAAAAATTTTAAGGAAATTATAAGGTTTCGTTCAGGTTGCGTTAAGATAGCAATTTTATAATAACGCTATGACCCCCCTTTATTATAGATTCTCTCTAATTGGCCTGCGGATTTCTCCGCAGGCACTTTTTTTTAGCCGAAGCTTTTCCCTGCGGATGGGAATGCATCGAAACGCATATCCCGTCGATTCGTAATAAGGTATGAATCTCCTAAGTCATAATCTAGTGAGGGCAGTATAATGACTTTTATAGCCATTTTTCTTCTTCTTGCAGGATTTTTAATGGTTTTCAAAACTTCCCTATTCTGGAGCATCACTGAACGATGGACATCTAAGGACGGCACAGAGCCTTCGGACCTTTATGTTTGGAATACACGCTTTGGCGGGATCATGTGCATGATCGTCGGAATTGCAGGTATCGTTATCGACATCGTGACTTGATTCATTTCGTCTTATCGTTATTGCTGAATAAATCCAGCGCGAGTCGGACAAATAAATTCACTGCCGGCGATGCTTCTTTGAAAGACGGACAAGCCAGACCCAGATGCCTCCATACAGCTGGCTCCAAATCTCGAATCTGCACTTCCGGCA carries:
- a CDS encoding transglutaminase domain-containing protein yields the protein MRAIAKLMLTALFLVTGVALNIRLETTVKADLETSANAGLTTNANAKVESADKAEQVVPAGIARLEREFARQFAGRSASFTSIFEGDPSRLNKSIASVIGRALHLDDYTAYIIDSYTYTVRSRGSLSSIQLQVRYRETQDQTAEVDREVKKALGQILQPDMNADEKVKFVHDWVVRRLAYDESLQRYTAYEALRYGKAVCQGYALLTYKMLSAAGIPVRIVEGKVASGDHAWNLVLLGGRWYHMDTTWDDPLPDRPGRVRYDYYLKTDEQMREDHSWTRPYPEAVTEYDGRH
- a CDS encoding Gfo/Idh/MocA family protein is translated as MKLGFIGCGIISDAHLQGLISLKNEGKPAFDIAAVCDLDPDKAGRFAAKVSEETGVRPNVYTDYRKMLERENLAAVSILVTHDVHHTVAEDCFAAGVHVQMQKPLAISPSFGRKMIDDAAKYGKVLTLCEPSILGAGNVATAKAVQDGLIGSVYLVMDYATSPVRNGFFAGTPWRHMKGRAGAGWINDHGVHRTHSFLEVVGAVDEVFAYTKIFEKVRTDGSVTIEPTGEDVAVTVLRFAGGALGHWMCATAIHGEGTGGLHLYGSKGSLRPGQHALLDSGSRISHQELIEQYAGNVVQDPFAHSFQELWDAIADGTPPLSSSAKCLEALSVVFAALESAHTGQPVKVSEIVDGSRHAYEDTVIAEMSM
- a CDS encoding glycoside hydrolase family 32 protein codes for the protein MIAQTDYKELYRPQFHLTPPAGPMSDPNGMVFFEGEYHQFYQYSGQWGHAVSTDLVHWEHLPLALVRDELGDCWSGSAVVDWDDSSGLFGGSAGLVALFTHFKDGLQSLSLAYSADRGRTWIKYAGNPVIPNPGLKDFRDPKVLRHKESGKWVMVVSADQCVHFYSSDNLIDWTFESEFGEGQGSHVAVWECPDLFALPIDGNPDRLKWVLHVSLGDNAETDGSTAQYFIGEFDGRTFVNDLPAAEVRWTDYGQDFYAAVSYSDVPDEDGRRIWLGWTSNWKYPFEGPTEPWKGGMSIPRSLSLKTLQDGTIGLVQQPAQELQRLREGRREFQPAVVGDGALSLDFSGSSYELVTEIEWEDAEEFGIRLCVSDREATAVGYSPNNACLFLDRTRSGFSDIQSRSGGPAGFAKRFEAPYSTAERRVKLHVFVDVSIVEVFVDDGERVITSLIYPDAASGSLELYASGGSALFSNLNIYPLRSIW
- a CDS encoding substrate-binding domain-containing protein; this encodes MPTPLDCQVVGFDDIPGAGMIDSPLTTVRTYKYEIGERAAESVLARIAQPGRHQETIYLKTDVVFRGSARG
- a CDS encoding DUF6199 family natural product biosynthesis protein, with product MTFIAIFLLLAGFLMVFKTSLFWSITERWTSKDGTEPSDLYVWNTRFGGIMCMIVGIAGIVIDIVT